A window of Leptospira fainei serovar Hurstbridge str. BUT 6 contains these coding sequences:
- a CDS encoding sensor histidine kinase codes for MRILYIFLLLFSICVGCKASSNSSVESKDSKIESGILDLRAANPESSPLLLNGSWEFYWKQLIPSFYRNPIPAEYFPMPGFWNEKSVGQQTLDSSGYASYRLKLILPEERSLYAISVIDLESAYTLYVNGKIVGKNGIVGTSREKELPEWRPAVYPFETSGETELLLHVSNFHHRLGGVWQGLSFGKADSLLSDQRNSIALELFVAGSIFMIGVYHCLIFFVRRRELTFLQLGLFCFIMAVRSLVTGQRYILQLVPDLSWESLVRLDYLTVYVGAPVLHWYLFTLFKKYYNRYVFGVFASISGFFSALVLFSDPLIFTKFASIYHLVLFSCSIYFLYINFIAILRKETGAAVLWLGWIASTLANLNDVLYTSSIIRSGYFSAIGLHIFLLTHSYYLAVRYANTFNLSERLALRMESLLMITRNLNRSNSRETAIWTAFSGILEAFNIKSGYCVFLSQPDSEKFIRLLPDSNSLPEAALSDFNEELGSLSELELLGTRLRLPVLRGNEILCVLECEGIKVQDLEREKLYITGVCESLGVVLENIDKIRAEALATVGQAASEIVHDINHHCQVIGIQVRTALQEPESAGVILEQIEREAAYMRNMALDILDFARERIIVRLETHALSEIAKRIETDLSDQLKDIPIEYKVVLREQGFVRMDVDRFRRVVLNLTRNAAAAMQSGGSFQVVIDREDNRLYFIFQDNGPGIKPELRSKLFQPFGLIGGDQKGSGLGLAVVRRIVLAHGGEIHFHSELGKGSRFTIELPSHV; via the coding sequence ATGCGCATTCTCTATATCTTTCTGCTACTATTCTCAATTTGTGTAGGATGTAAGGCGAGTTCTAATTCGTCGGTCGAATCAAAGGATTCGAAAATCGAATCCGGTATTTTGGATTTGCGAGCGGCAAATCCGGAATCATCCCCTCTACTTTTGAACGGCTCCTGGGAATTTTACTGGAAACAATTGATCCCCTCATTCTATCGAAATCCGATCCCTGCGGAATATTTTCCGATGCCGGGCTTCTGGAACGAGAAAAGCGTCGGTCAACAAACCTTAGACTCCAGTGGGTACGCAAGCTATCGTCTAAAACTAATTCTGCCGGAAGAGCGTTCATTATATGCGATTTCTGTAATAGATTTGGAGTCGGCATATACCCTCTACGTAAATGGAAAGATCGTCGGAAAAAATGGAATCGTAGGAACTTCTCGTGAAAAGGAACTTCCCGAATGGCGTCCTGCAGTCTACCCGTTCGAGACTTCCGGTGAAACGGAATTACTTCTTCACGTTTCCAATTTCCATCATCGTTTGGGAGGTGTCTGGCAAGGGTTATCGTTCGGAAAGGCCGACTCCCTCTTATCGGATCAACGCAACTCGATCGCTTTGGAGCTCTTCGTTGCCGGTTCGATCTTTATGATCGGAGTCTATCATTGTTTGATTTTTTTTGTTCGGCGACGGGAATTGACTTTTTTGCAATTGGGTCTTTTTTGTTTTATAATGGCCGTTCGAAGCCTAGTAACGGGACAGCGCTATATTTTGCAGCTTGTTCCCGATTTATCATGGGAATCGTTAGTGAGACTAGACTATTTAACGGTTTATGTCGGAGCTCCTGTCTTACACTGGTATTTGTTCACTCTTTTCAAAAAATATTATAATCGATATGTGTTCGGAGTTTTTGCCTCTATTTCGGGATTTTTCAGTGCACTTGTCTTATTTTCAGATCCGCTCATATTTACCAAATTCGCTTCTATTTATCATTTGGTACTTTTTAGCTGTTCGATCTATTTTCTTTACATTAATTTCATAGCTATTCTCCGGAAAGAAACGGGCGCCGCTGTTCTTTGGTTAGGTTGGATAGCTTCCACTCTTGCAAATTTAAACGATGTGCTCTATACATCGTCTATAATTCGTTCGGGATATTTTTCGGCTATAGGACTACATATTTTTTTACTGACTCACTCGTATTACCTCGCCGTTCGTTACGCTAATACTTTCAATTTAAGCGAAAGACTCGCGCTAAGAATGGAAAGTCTATTAATGATCACTCGAAATTTGAACCGATCAAATAGTAGAGAAACCGCAATATGGACGGCGTTCTCGGGAATTCTCGAAGCGTTCAACATAAAGAGCGGATATTGCGTATTTCTTTCCCAGCCGGATTCGGAGAAATTTATTCGATTACTTCCAGACTCGAATTCATTACCGGAGGCCGCTTTATCTGATTTCAACGAGGAACTCGGCTCATTATCCGAATTAGAACTTCTCGGAACTCGACTGCGTCTTCCTGTGCTTAGAGGTAATGAAATTCTTTGCGTTTTAGAATGTGAAGGAATTAAGGTCCAAGACCTTGAAAGGGAAAAGCTGTACATTACCGGCGTTTGCGAATCGCTAGGCGTTGTCTTGGAGAATATCGATAAGATTAGAGCGGAGGCTCTCGCAACCGTCGGCCAGGCCGCGTCGGAAATCGTTCACGACATCAATCATCATTGTCAGGTTATCGGAATCCAAGTCCGCACCGCTTTACAAGAACCCGAGTCCGCCGGAGTGATTCTAGAGCAGATCGAAAGAGAGGCCGCATACATGAGAAATATGGCCTTGGACATTCTGGATTTTGCGAGGGAGCGAATTATAGTTCGTTTGGAAACGCACGCCTTATCGGAGATAGCAAAACGCATCGAGACCGATCTTTCGGATCAATTGAAAGACATACCGATAGAATATAAAGTCGTCTTACGAGAACAAGGTTTCGTTCGTATGGACGTGGACAGATTTCGTAGAGTCGTCCTAAATCTGACTCGGAATGCCGCCGCCGCAATGCAATCTGGAGGATCCTTTCAAGTCGTCATAGATCGCGAAGATAATCGACTCTATTTTATTTTTCAGGATAATGGGCCGGGTATAAAACCCGAATTGCGAAGCAAATTGTTCCAACCTTTCGGACTTATCGGTGGAGATCAAAAAGGTTCCGGGTTAGGCTTGGCGGTGGTAAGACGGATCGTACTCGCTCATGGAGGAGAAATTCATTTTCATTCCGAATTGGGAAAAGGAAGTCGTTTTACGATCGAGTTACCCTCGCACGTTTGA
- a CDS encoding YncE family protein, with the protein MQNRADSFLKLDANRYVLVGQKNENWESLEKHTVTFLIFDMLERKIMDMSPPIAEFAANNSDIFIESAPIRTFSNGRSFVQFNTNLAFFDGKKGGLLLKNRSKPGQSKTIERTIYLDWDVSSNKINWSKTVSELDQFENLEIKVGPNSVESKSILRNLMISIGIDSKNGIYYYRIEKNKDNMGWPSSISIMSFLIDSKKIEEVASFSLEKIAGGNNIYFEPVVTASSGFSKLAILEYSELVWKKLVKGHVLDLKSGKISDFPIPVSPYGVAFDPTNQNLLILSNETGKLVKTNLSSLEQETYDSIRGARNLIFSNTGRFVFVFVHGGSVEVRSWPSLKSLKKIPVSSLQTGQSAWEPGGSVFSTDGNFATIPESDAVSQLGKSGFYLFSINE; encoded by the coding sequence GTGCAAAATCGAGCGGATTCCTTTTTGAAATTGGATGCAAATCGCTATGTTCTAGTAGGACAGAAAAATGAAAATTGGGAATCGTTAGAGAAACATACGGTGACGTTCCTTATATTCGATATGCTGGAAAGAAAAATCATGGATATGTCTCCGCCGATCGCTGAATTTGCGGCAAACAATTCGGATATTTTTATAGAATCTGCACCTATTAGAACTTTTTCCAATGGCAGATCGTTCGTTCAATTCAATACGAATCTCGCTTTTTTCGATGGAAAGAAAGGCGGCCTGCTTCTTAAAAATAGGAGCAAACCGGGACAATCGAAAACGATTGAAAGAACGATTTACTTGGATTGGGACGTAAGTTCGAATAAAATAAACTGGAGTAAAACCGTATCCGAGTTGGATCAGTTCGAAAATTTGGAAATCAAAGTCGGTCCGAATTCGGTCGAATCCAAATCCATACTCAGAAATCTCATGATTTCAATCGGAATAGACTCGAAGAATGGAATCTATTATTATCGAATCGAGAAGAATAAGGACAATATGGGTTGGCCGTCTTCGATCTCAATCATGAGTTTTTTGATCGATTCTAAAAAAATCGAAGAAGTTGCGTCCTTCTCTCTTGAAAAGATCGCCGGCGGCAATAATATCTATTTCGAACCGGTAGTTACGGCAAGTTCCGGTTTCAGCAAGTTAGCTATTTTAGAATATTCTGAATTAGTTTGGAAGAAACTCGTAAAGGGGCATGTATTGGACTTGAAAAGCGGAAAAATATCGGACTTCCCGATTCCGGTTTCTCCGTACGGCGTAGCGTTCGATCCGACGAATCAGAATCTTTTGATTTTAAGTAACGAAACGGGCAAGTTGGTAAAGACGAATTTATCTTCCCTAGAACAGGAAACGTACGATTCGATCAGAGGTGCCAGAAATTTAATTTTTTCAAATACCGGAAGATTCGTATTTGTTTTCGTTCACGGTGGATCGGTGGAAGTTCGGTCCTGGCCATCCCTAAAAAGCCTAAAAAAGATACCGGTTTCCTCATTACAAACAGGTCAGTCGGCGTGGGAGCCGGGCGGTTCCGTTTTCAGCACCGATGGAAACTTCGCTACGATTCCTGAAAGCGATGCGGTATCTCAGTTGGGAAAATCCGGTTTTTATCTCTTTTCCATCAACGAATGA
- a CDS encoding SRPBCC family protein, translating to MPDILHRVGIDSPIQKVFEGITSINGLRRWWVTDTKGDAESNSTILFGFANMKVIELQPYESVKWKCIQGPGKWLDTEVKFRFEYKENQTFVIFTHANWKEPVEFMHHAF from the coding sequence ATGCCGGACATTCTTCATCGAGTAGGAATCGATTCTCCCATTCAAAAGGTCTTCGAAGGCATTACTAGCATAAATGGATTACGTCGCTGGTGGGTGACAGATACGAAGGGAGATGCAGAGTCAAATTCTACGATTCTCTTCGGATTTGCCAATATGAAAGTAATCGAGTTGCAACCTTACGAATCCGTAAAATGGAAATGCATTCAAGGACCGGGGAAATGGCTGGACACCGAAGTTAAGTTTCGGTTCGAATATAAGGAAAACCAAACTTTCGTAATTTTTACCCATGCAAACTGGAAAGAACCGGTTGAGTTTATGCACCATGCTTTTTAA
- a CDS encoding GAF domain-containing sensor histidine kinase: MPNQLNIEYDRSLILEEWNLFENSIEAPLLLLDRSWNILKWNKSAERIFQNLGEGTEFKTLVQILPGWSGQNDFLALTFLAVIRSKNAETNLSSRLVSIWQSSSDCDFYFAIFEDATSPIYKNNFLSKRAILPYGQSFQERDLPLGPIISRTLSLASEDEAEKSDSENREQLLWKISILNLLQQISTAANEADGVESLLQFALDRICLISGWKLGRVYLWSSETELLELASIWYVEEETALKTLKLELEKQVHSTASSVAMRVMRERKLIWMEDIRAEFTVLQYELAQKAGISFCCSIPLFVRETIVGVLEFFSGPEAPEPSFLEALRHIGSQIGRVFERTYAESYLRNSREELRALAARLQRVREEERVRIAREIHDELGQLLTVLKIDLSLLRKKKKEIVHDEEKLINEINSMSKIADSAIQSVQRIATELRPLILDDLGLLEGLEWYAKDFQKRSGIICNISINVDAPLSIGAESATAIFRIFQETLTNVIRHSQATIVDVSLSEDGSNLLLSVSDNGVGIPSDEISNSKSLGLIGMRERAAILGGELSIENNNSRGTKVAVRIPREETSNTVPL; the protein is encoded by the coding sequence GTGCCGAACCAGTTAAATATAGAATATGATCGAAGCTTAATTTTAGAAGAGTGGAATCTTTTTGAAAACAGCATCGAAGCCCCACTATTGCTTTTAGATCGCTCTTGGAATATTCTTAAATGGAATAAATCGGCAGAAAGAATATTCCAAAATCTTGGAGAAGGGACAGAATTCAAGACTCTTGTTCAAATTCTGCCGGGGTGGAGCGGGCAGAATGATTTCTTGGCATTAACTTTTCTTGCCGTTATACGTTCAAAAAATGCGGAAACGAATTTATCCTCCAGACTCGTTTCTATTTGGCAGAGTTCTTCGGATTGCGATTTCTATTTTGCGATTTTTGAAGATGCTACTTCACCTATTTACAAAAATAATTTTTTATCTAAGCGAGCGATATTGCCTTACGGTCAATCGTTTCAGGAACGGGATCTTCCGCTAGGCCCGATTATTTCCCGAACTCTATCCTTAGCATCGGAAGACGAAGCTGAAAAATCGGATTCGGAAAATAGGGAGCAACTTCTCTGGAAGATATCTATTTTAAACCTTCTTCAACAAATCTCGACCGCGGCAAACGAAGCGGATGGTGTCGAATCGCTTCTTCAATTTGCTTTAGATAGAATTTGCCTTATATCAGGCTGGAAGTTAGGTCGAGTCTATTTGTGGTCCTCCGAGACGGAATTGCTTGAGTTAGCATCGATCTGGTATGTAGAGGAAGAAACAGCGCTCAAAACATTGAAGTTAGAATTGGAAAAGCAAGTTCATTCTACTGCGTCGAGCGTAGCAATGAGAGTCATGCGAGAAAGAAAGCTGATATGGATGGAGGATATTCGAGCCGAATTCACGGTGTTACAGTATGAATTGGCGCAAAAGGCGGGCATTTCCTTCTGTTGTTCTATCCCGCTATTTGTTCGAGAAACGATCGTAGGTGTTTTGGAATTTTTTTCCGGTCCGGAAGCCCCGGAGCCTTCCTTCTTGGAAGCCTTAAGGCATATCGGTTCCCAAATCGGACGAGTGTTTGAGAGAACGTACGCGGAGAGTTACCTACGTAATTCTAGGGAAGAATTACGGGCGTTGGCAGCCCGTTTGCAACGAGTAAGGGAGGAGGAAAGGGTTCGGATCGCCCGTGAAATTCACGATGAGTTAGGACAACTTTTAACAGTCTTGAAAATCGATCTTTCCTTATTGCGTAAAAAGAAGAAGGAGATCGTACATGACGAAGAAAAATTGATAAATGAAATAAATTCTATGAGCAAAATTGCGGATTCTGCCATTCAATCCGTGCAACGAATCGCCACAGAACTTCGACCCTTAATCTTGGACGATCTCGGTTTATTGGAAGGACTGGAATGGTATGCGAAGGACTTTCAAAAACGATCGGGAATTATCTGTAATATCTCCATTAATGTTGATGCCCCGCTGAGCATCGGTGCGGAGAGTGCGACGGCTATCTTCAGAATATTCCAAGAAACGCTTACCAATGTGATCAGGCATTCTCAGGCAACTATTGTAGACGTTTCTTTAAGCGAAGACGGATCTAACTTACTATTATCCGTCAGTGATAATGGGGTCGGAATTCCTTCCGATGAGATTTCAAATTCTAAATCCTTAGGTTTGATTGGAATGAGAGAAAGAGCCGCGATTTTAGGCGGAGAGTTATCGATCGAAAATAATAATTCCAGAGGCACTAAAGTGGCAGTAAGAATTCCCCGAGAAGAAACATCGAATACGGTACCGTTATGA
- a CDS encoding response regulator, producing MIDTILADDHVLIREGLKKILVGEQDINVVYEAENGKQVLEFLTDRSADILILDLNMPLMNGLETVKYVHKSCPDMQILVLSMYPEERFAVRALKSGAAGYITKGSAGDELINAIRRIASGQRYVSPEAAEVLVRELSNPADRLSHEILSEREFQILLLLAKGRNVRSISQDLGLSVNTINTYRSRILYKMNLKSTQELVRYAFDQQLLE from the coding sequence ATGATTGATACAATACTCGCTGACGATCACGTACTAATAAGAGAAGGCCTTAAAAAAATTCTGGTCGGAGAACAGGATATTAACGTAGTATACGAAGCCGAAAACGGAAAGCAGGTCCTTGAGTTTCTCACCGATCGTTCCGCCGATATACTTATACTCGACCTGAATATGCCGCTTATGAACGGTTTAGAGACTGTTAAATACGTTCATAAGTCCTGTCCGGATATGCAAATTCTAGTCTTAAGCATGTATCCCGAAGAGCGATTTGCAGTTCGGGCCTTGAAATCCGGGGCGGCCGGCTATATAACGAAAGGCAGCGCCGGAGACGAATTAATCAACGCAATTCGAAGAATTGCGTCCGGCCAACGTTATGTAAGTCCGGAAGCCGCGGAGGTACTAGTCAGAGAACTATCCAACCCTGCAGATCGCTTATCCCACGAGATTCTTTCAGAGCGCGAATTTCAGATTCTTCTACTATTGGCAAAAGGTAGAAACGTTCGAAGTATCTCGCAGGATTTAGGTTTGAGTGTAAATACAATCAACACATATCGATCTCGAATTTTATATAAAATGAATTTAAAATCTACGCAGGAATTAGTTCGCTACGCTTTCGATCAGCAGCTACTTGAATAG